One region of Micromonospora ureilytica genomic DNA includes:
- a CDS encoding ParA family protein, whose product MAIIALVSAKGSPGVTTSALACALAWHRRLVVAECDPAGGSILAGYLGGQLDGPRGIGELAVGELRDGNLDTAFWSQLVDLDAPRRERLLLPGLVDPAQSGSVTPLWQRFADYFDALDRGTPGYDVLVDCGRLHVNGPPWPVLRAASVVLLVTRAHLPDLSGTRAVVTTVERDFAEHRVPPGTLRLLLVGGGHGRAEISRALKLPVIARLPHDPRTAGVLALGGTVRAGRPLMRAAAALEVPIGALLERRRARLAWPVQQGVPDAV is encoded by the coding sequence ATGGCGATCATCGCGCTGGTGTCCGCGAAGGGCTCGCCCGGCGTCACGACCTCGGCGCTGGCCTGCGCGCTGGCCTGGCACCGACGGCTGGTGGTCGCCGAATGTGACCCGGCCGGCGGCTCGATCCTCGCCGGATACCTCGGCGGCCAACTGGACGGCCCGCGCGGCATCGGCGAGTTGGCCGTCGGGGAGTTGCGCGACGGCAACCTGGACACCGCGTTCTGGTCGCAACTGGTCGACCTGGACGCACCCCGCCGGGAACGGCTGCTGCTGCCCGGCCTCGTCGACCCCGCCCAGAGCGGCAGCGTCACCCCGCTCTGGCAGCGCTTCGCCGACTACTTCGACGCCCTCGACCGGGGCACCCCCGGCTACGACGTCCTGGTCGACTGCGGTCGGCTACACGTGAACGGACCACCGTGGCCGGTGCTGCGGGCCGCCTCGGTGGTGCTGTTGGTGACCCGGGCGCACCTGCCGGACCTCTCCGGCACCCGGGCGGTGGTCACCACTGTCGAACGGGACTTCGCCGAGCACCGGGTCCCCCCGGGCACCCTGCGGCTGCTGCTGGTCGGCGGCGGGCACGGGCGGGCCGAGATCAGCCGCGCCCTGAAACTGCCTGTCATCGCACGGCTGCCGCACGATCCGCGTACCGCCGGGGTGCTCGCCCTGGGCGGCACTGTGCGGGCCGGACGGCCGCTGATGCGCGCGGCGGCCGCGCTGGAGGTCCCGATCGGGGCGCTCCTGGAGCGGCGACGGGCCCGGTTGGCGTGGCCCGTGCAGCAGGGGGTGCCCGATGCGGTTTGA